Proteins encoded in a region of the Gordonia crocea genome:
- the rpsQ gene encoding 30S ribosomal protein S17, which produces MSEDKNVSTTEETRGRRKERIGYVVSDKMQKTIVVELEDRKSHPLYGKIIRTTSKVKAHDENGDAGIGDRVLLMETRPTSATKRWRLVEVLEKAK; this is translated from the coding sequence ATGAGTGAGGACAAGAACGTGAGCACGACCGAGGAGACCCGTGGCCGCCGCAAGGAGCGGATCGGCTATGTGGTCAGCGACAAGATGCAGAAGACGATCGTCGTCGAGCTGGAGGATCGCAAGAGCCACCCGCTGTACGGCAAGATCATCCGCACCACCAGCAAGGTGAAGGCCCACGACGAGAATGGCGACGCCGGCATTGGCGACCGCGTTCTCCTCATGGAGACCCGCCCGACCAGCGCCACCAAGCGCTGGCGCCTGGTGGAGGTGCTGGAGAAGGCCAAGTAA
- the rpsS gene encoding 30S ribosomal protein S19 translates to MPRSLKKGPFVDDHLLAKVDAQNEKGTKQVIKTWSRRSTIIPDFIGHTFAVHDGRKHVPVFVSDNMVGHKLGEFAPTRTFKGHIKDDRKAKRR, encoded by the coding sequence ATGCCACGCAGCCTCAAGAAGGGCCCGTTCGTCGACGACCACCTCCTCGCGAAGGTGGACGCTCAGAACGAAAAGGGCACCAAGCAGGTCATCAAGACCTGGTCGCGCCGCTCGACCATCATCCCCGACTTCATCGGTCACACCTTCGCCGTCCACGACGGTCGCAAGCACGTGCCGGTGTTCGTCTCGGACAACATGGTCGGCCACAAGCTGGGCGAGTTCGCCCCGACCCGTACGTTCAAAGGTCACATCAAGGATGACCGGAAAGCGAAGCGCCGGTAA
- a CDS encoding CaiB/BaiF CoA transferase family protein, with translation MTGALDGIRVLEIGTLISGPFAGRLLGDMGAEVIKIEPPGHPDPIRGWGQVDVDGHRLLWTVHARNKSAVTLDLRRPEGREVFLDLVGRSDIIVENFRPGTLEKWGLGYEVLSAANPGIILVRVSGYGQTGPDAGKAGYASVAEAASGLRHMNGFPGGPPPRLAISLGDSLAGMFAAQGALAALYRRTVTGRGQVVDAALIEACLAVQESTIPDYDVGGVVRGPSGTRLDGLAPSNIYQASDGTWLVIAANQDTVFARLCAAMGRPELAHDPDYADHNARGAHQDELDAIIGAWAAQLSPGEITDRLTEAGVVCGPINTVAQVVRDPQLLARDMIVDHYDERIGRAVKGPGIVPKLSETPGSIRRAGPARPGQDNAQVFGELLGYPDEKIAELRDRGIL, from the coding sequence GTGACCGGCGCCCTCGACGGGATCCGCGTACTCGAAATCGGCACGCTGATCTCCGGCCCGTTCGCCGGTCGACTGCTCGGCGACATGGGTGCCGAGGTGATCAAGATCGAGCCGCCCGGACACCCCGACCCGATCCGGGGGTGGGGCCAGGTCGACGTGGACGGGCACCGTCTGCTGTGGACCGTCCACGCCCGCAACAAGTCCGCGGTGACGCTCGACCTGCGCCGGCCCGAGGGCCGGGAGGTCTTCCTGGACCTGGTCGGGCGCTCGGACATCATCGTCGAGAACTTCCGGCCGGGCACGTTGGAGAAGTGGGGCTTGGGCTACGAGGTGCTGTCGGCGGCCAACCCCGGCATCATCCTGGTCCGGGTGTCCGGCTACGGGCAGACCGGACCCGACGCGGGCAAGGCGGGCTATGCGTCGGTCGCCGAGGCGGCCAGCGGGTTGCGCCACATGAACGGCTTCCCCGGCGGGCCGCCGCCGCGATTGGCGATCTCGCTCGGCGACAGCCTGGCGGGCATGTTCGCCGCACAGGGGGCGTTGGCGGCGCTGTACCGGCGCACCGTCACCGGCCGCGGGCAGGTCGTCGACGCCGCCCTGATCGAGGCCTGCCTGGCCGTCCAAGAGTCCACCATCCCCGACTACGACGTCGGCGGTGTCGTCCGCGGACCGTCGGGCACCCGACTCGACGGGCTCGCACCGTCCAACATCTACCAGGCCTCCGACGGCACCTGGCTGGTCATCGCCGCCAACCAGGACACCGTGTTCGCACGGCTGTGCGCGGCGATGGGCCGCCCCGAACTGGCACACGACCCCGACTACGCCGACCACAACGCCCGGGGTGCCCACCAAGACGAACTCGACGCGATCATCGGCGCGTGGGCGGCGCAGCTCTCCCCCGGCGAGATCACCGACCGGTTGACCGAGGCCGGCGTGGTGTGCGGGCCGATCAACACCGTCGCCCAGGTGGTGCGCGACCCCCAGTTGCTGGCGCGCGACATGATCGTCGATCACTACGACGAACGGATCGGACGGGCGGTGAAGGGACCGGGGATCGTCCCGAAACTCTCCGAGACACCGGGATCGATCCGCCGCGCCGGCCCTGCGCGGCCGGGCCAGGACAACGCGCAGGTGTTCGGCGAGTTGCTCGGCTACCCCGACGAGAAGATCGCCGAACTGCGCGACAGGGGAATCCTATGA
- a CDS encoding PPOX class F420-dependent oxidoreductase, translating into MNAFADVARSDYISLTTFTKDGRPKPTPVWAAPSPAGDGTLWVISQSSAWKVKRIRNTPGVTIAPCDVRGNVKGDAVPATARLLDPAQTGDVYAAINRRYGLLGRGFTFFSKLRGGMANNIGIELHG; encoded by the coding sequence ATGAACGCGTTCGCCGATGTCGCCCGTTCGGACTACATCAGTCTGACCACCTTCACCAAGGACGGCCGACCCAAGCCGACCCCGGTGTGGGCGGCCCCCTCGCCGGCCGGCGACGGGACGCTGTGGGTGATCTCGCAGTCGTCGGCGTGGAAGGTCAAGCGGATCCGCAACACCCCGGGCGTGACGATCGCGCCGTGCGACGTCCGGGGCAACGTCAAGGGCGACGCGGTCCCGGCCACCGCACGCCTCCTCGACCCGGCCCAGACCGGTGATGTCTATGCGGCGATCAACCGCCGGTACGGACTCCTCGGCCGCGGCTTCACCTTCTTCTCGAAACTGCGCGGCGGGATGGCCAACAACATAGGGATTGAACTGCACGGATGA
- the rplC gene encoding 50S ribosomal protein L3, translating into MSNQSSTKGLLGTKLGMTQVFDENNRVVPVTVVQAGPNVITQIRTAERDGYTAVQLAYGAIDPRKVNKPVTGQFAKAGVTPRRHVAEIRVADTSEFEVGQELTAELFAEGALVDVTGTSKGKGFAGVMKRHGFAGLGASHGAHRVHRAPGSIGGCATPGRVFKGMRMAGRMGNDKVTTQNLTVHKVDTEAGLLLIKGAIPGRKGGIVVVRDAVKGGATK; encoded by the coding sequence GCACGAAGGGCCTGTTGGGCACCAAGCTCGGCATGACCCAGGTGTTCGACGAGAACAACCGCGTCGTCCCGGTGACCGTGGTCCAGGCCGGACCCAACGTCATCACCCAGATCCGCACCGCGGAGCGCGACGGCTACACCGCCGTCCAGCTCGCCTACGGGGCCATCGACCCCCGCAAGGTCAACAAGCCGGTGACCGGACAGTTCGCCAAGGCCGGTGTCACGCCGCGCCGCCACGTCGCGGAGATCCGCGTCGCGGACACCAGCGAGTTCGAGGTCGGCCAGGAGCTGACCGCCGAGCTCTTCGCCGAGGGCGCGCTGGTCGACGTGACCGGCACCTCCAAGGGCAAGGGCTTCGCCGGCGTCATGAAGCGCCACGGCTTCGCCGGTCTGGGCGCCAGCCACGGTGCCCACCGCGTGCACCGCGCACCCGGCTCGATCGGTGGCTGTGCCACCCCGGGTCGCGTGTTCAAGGGCATGCGCATGGCCGGCCGCATGGGTAACGACAAGGTGACCACGCAGAACCTCACCGTCCACAAGGTGGACACCGAGGCCGGTCTGCTGTTGATCAAGGGCGCGATCCCCGGCCGCAAGGGCGGCATCGTGGTCGTGCGCGACGCAGTGAAGGGTGGTGCGACCAAGTGA
- a CDS encoding hydroxymethylglutaryl-CoA lyase gives MTHVTIRDVAMRDGLQIEVPIPLDAKLALLEAIVATGVTEVEATAFVSPTKVPALADAPDLAAELARYPGVAFSALVASPNGAKRAVAAGIDSIEYVVAASDGFSRANVGRGTAEAVGLIPEIVSIAADGGATVEIAVATVWDCPFDGPTPVDRVRSVVDAAVAAGVDRIMVADTIGTAVPARVTTVLDRIRPLIGDLPLSCHFHNTRGAGLASAYAAVEAGVTRLDSSAGGLGGCPFAPGATGNIATEDLVYLLRDSGIDVDVDVDRAIEAARVARRVVGHELPSALLAAGDRTR, from the coding sequence ATGACGCATGTGACCATCCGCGACGTCGCGATGCGCGACGGCTTGCAGATCGAGGTACCGATCCCCCTCGACGCGAAGCTCGCCCTGCTCGAGGCGATCGTCGCCACCGGCGTCACCGAGGTCGAGGCGACCGCTTTCGTGTCCCCGACCAAGGTGCCGGCGCTCGCCGACGCCCCCGACCTCGCCGCCGAGCTGGCCCGCTACCCCGGGGTCGCGTTCTCCGCCCTGGTCGCCAGTCCCAACGGGGCCAAGCGGGCCGTGGCGGCCGGGATCGATTCCATCGAGTACGTCGTGGCGGCGTCCGACGGGTTCAGCCGCGCCAACGTCGGCCGTGGCACTGCCGAGGCGGTCGGCCTCATCCCGGAGATCGTGTCGATTGCGGCCGACGGCGGGGCGACGGTCGAAATCGCCGTCGCCACCGTGTGGGACTGCCCCTTCGACGGCCCCACCCCGGTCGATCGGGTGCGCTCGGTGGTCGACGCGGCCGTCGCCGCCGGCGTCGACCGGATCATGGTCGCCGACACCATCGGGACCGCCGTGCCCGCGCGCGTGACCACGGTGCTGGACCGGATCCGTCCGCTGATCGGCGACCTACCGCTGAGCTGCCACTTCCACAACACCCGCGGCGCCGGGCTGGCCAGCGCCTATGCCGCCGTCGAGGCGGGCGTGACCCGGCTGGACTCGTCGGCCGGCGGGCTGGGCGGCTGCCCGTTCGCACCGGGCGCCACCGGCAACATCGCCACCGAAGACCTCGTCTACCTGTTGCGCGACAGCGGGATCGACGTCGACGTCGACGTCGACCGGGCGATCGAGGCCGCCCGCGTCGCCCGGCGGGTCGTCGGGCATGAGCTGCCCAGCGCCCTGCTCGCCGCCGGCGACCGCACCCGCTAG
- the rpsC gene encoding 30S ribosomal protein S3 has protein sequence MGQKINPHGFRLGITTDWSSRWYADKQYADYVKEDVAIRKLLSQGLERAGIAKVEIERTRDRVRVDIHTARPGIVIGRRGAEADRIRGDLEKLTGKQVQLNILEVKNAESSAQLVAQGIAEQLSNRVAFRRAMRKAIQSAMRQPNVKGIRVQCSGRLGGAEMSRSEFYREGRVPLHTLRADIDYGLYEAKTTFGRIGVKVWIYKGDVVGGRREQAAVAAPAGDDRRSRRPSRPRRSGASGTTATSTEAGRAADAAADTGAVAVEAAPATEPASAQENQES, from the coding sequence GTGGGTCAGAAAATCAACCCGCACGGCTTCCGTCTGGGCATCACCACGGACTGGAGTTCGCGGTGGTACGCCGACAAGCAGTACGCGGACTACGTGAAAGAGGATGTCGCCATCCGCAAGCTCCTCTCGCAGGGGCTGGAGCGCGCCGGCATCGCCAAGGTGGAGATCGAGCGCACGCGTGACCGCGTCCGCGTCGACATCCACACCGCGCGACCGGGCATCGTCATCGGCCGGCGTGGCGCCGAGGCCGACCGCATCCGCGGCGACCTGGAGAAGCTCACCGGTAAGCAGGTGCAGCTGAACATCCTCGAGGTCAAGAACGCCGAGTCGTCGGCGCAGCTGGTGGCCCAGGGCATCGCCGAGCAGTTGAGTAACCGTGTGGCGTTCCGCCGCGCGATGCGCAAGGCGATCCAGTCGGCCATGCGGCAGCCGAACGTCAAGGGAATCCGGGTCCAGTGCTCGGGTCGTCTGGGCGGGGCCGAGATGAGCCGCAGCGAGTTCTACCGCGAGGGCCGCGTGCCCCTGCACACGCTGCGCGCCGACATCGACTACGGCCTGTACGAGGCCAAGACCACCTTCGGCCGTATCGGCGTGAAGGTCTGGATTTACAAGGGCGACGTCGTCGGTGGCCGCCGCGAGCAGGCAGCTGTTGCCGCTCCCGCCGGTGACGACCGTCGTTCGCGCCGCCCCAGCCGTCCGCGTCGCAGTGGTGCCTCGGGCACCACGGCGACCAGCACCGAGGCAGGTCGTGCGGCTGACGCCGCCGCCGACACCGGTGCGGTGGCGGTCGAGGCTGCGCCCGCGACCGAGCCTGCGTCCGCGCAGGAGAACCAGGAGAGCTAG
- a CDS encoding TIGR00645 family protein has product MESATRQISPRHPAQETFVRFVGSSIFVSRWLQAPLYIGLIAAQAVYVVVFWKELVHLIRDFGELSEEDVMLIVLGLVDVVMIANLLIMVIIGGYETFVSRIGMESHPDKPEWLSHVNPNVLKVKLAMSIIGISSIHLLKSFIEAGATVNQPNGADKLMWQTLIHMAFIASAIGLAYVDWISAKAAALNHQSTGTGDQL; this is encoded by the coding sequence ATGGAATCAGCTACTCGCCAGATCTCCCCGCGGCATCCCGCGCAGGAGACATTTGTCCGATTCGTCGGCTCGTCGATCTTCGTCAGCCGCTGGCTGCAGGCCCCGCTCTACATCGGGCTGATCGCCGCGCAGGCCGTCTATGTGGTGGTGTTCTGGAAGGAATTGGTCCACCTCATCCGCGACTTCGGCGAGCTCTCCGAAGAAGACGTCATGCTGATCGTCCTCGGCCTCGTCGACGTCGTGATGATCGCCAACCTGTTGATCATGGTGATCATCGGCGGCTATGAGACCTTCGTTTCACGGATCGGGATGGAGAGCCATCCGGACAAGCCGGAATGGCTGTCGCATGTTAACCCGAACGTGCTAAAGGTGAAGCTGGCGATGTCGATCATCGGCATCTCGTCGATCCACCTGCTCAAGTCGTTCATCGAGGCGGGTGCGACGGTCAACCAACCCAACGGCGCCGACAAGCTGATGTGGCAGACCCTGATCCACATGGCGTTCATCGCGTCGGCGATCGGCTTGGCCTACGTCGACTGGATCTCGGCGAAGGCCGCAGCGCTCAACCACCAGTCCACCGGGACCGGCGACCAGCTCTAG
- the rpmC gene encoding 50S ribosomal protein L29 translates to MALGVAATELRELGDDELIARLKESKEELFNLRFQTATGSLDNNRRLRVVRREIARIYTVMRERELGLAGGPEADA, encoded by the coding sequence ATGGCACTGGGAGTTGCTGCTACAGAGCTGCGCGAGCTCGGCGACGACGAGTTGATCGCTCGCCTGAAGGAATCGAAGGAAGAGCTGTTCAACCTTCGCTTCCAGACGGCGACCGGTTCGCTGGACAACAACCGGCGGCTGCGCGTCGTGCGTCGCGAGATCGCCCGTATCTACACCGTGATGCGCGAGCGCGAGCTCGGCCTCGCGGGTGGGCCGGAGGCTGACGCATGA
- the rplW gene encoding 50S ribosomal protein L23: MATHADPRDIILAPVISEKAYGLIEDNVYTFIVAPSSNKTEIKIAVEKIFDVKVASVNTANRQGKRKRSRGGFGQRRSTKRAIVTLAEGSKPIEIFGNPGA; encoded by the coding sequence ATGGCTACGCACGCTGATCCGCGTGACATCATCCTGGCGCCGGTGATCTCGGAGAAGGCCTACGGGCTGATCGAGGACAACGTCTACACGTTCATCGTGGCGCCGTCGTCGAACAAGACCGAGATCAAGATCGCGGTCGAGAAGATCTTCGACGTGAAGGTGGCGAGCGTCAACACCGCCAACCGCCAGGGCAAGCGCAAGCGCTCCCGCGGTGGTTTCGGGCAGCGTCGCTCGACCAAGCGCGCGATTGTGACCCTGGCCGAAGGCAGCAAGCCGATCGAGATCTTCGGGAACCCGGGCGCGTAA
- the rplP gene encoding 50S ribosomal protein L16: MLIPRRVKHRKQHHPSLKGRASGGTKVTFGDYGIQALEGAYITNRQIESARIAINRHIKRGGKVWINIFPDRPLTKKPAETRMGSGKGSPEWWVAPVKPGRVLFEMTYPNEEIAREALRRAQHKLPIKTRIVTREERF, from the coding sequence ATGTTGATCCCACGTCGGGTTAAACACCGCAAGCAGCACCACCCCAGCCTGAAGGGCCGGGCGTCCGGTGGCACCAAGGTGACCTTCGGTGACTACGGCATCCAGGCGCTCGAGGGTGCCTACATCACCAACCGGCAGATCGAGTCCGCTCGTATCGCCATCAACCGGCACATCAAGCGTGGCGGCAAGGTGTGGATCAACATCTTCCCGGACCGTCCGCTGACGAAGAAGCCCGCCGAGACCCGCATGGGTTCCGGCAAGGGTTCGCCGGAGTGGTGGGTGGCCCCGGTGAAGCCGGGCCGCGTGCTGTTCGAGATGACCTACCCCAACGAGGAGATTGCTCGCGAGGCCCTGCGCCGCGCGCAGCACAAGCTCCCGATCAAGACCCGGATCGTGACGCGAGAGGAGCGCTTCTGA
- the rplV gene encoding 50S ribosomal protein L22 has product MSTKTDNPQARATARFVRTTPMKARRVLALVRGKKVDEALDILRFAPQAASEPVYKVLQSAIANAENNLDLDRRTLVVAEAFADEGPTMKRFQPRAQGRAFRIRKRTSHITVIVESVADASAERGRGRSRQAKKGAQ; this is encoded by the coding sequence ATGAGTACTAAGACTGACAACCCGCAGGCCCGGGCCACCGCCCGGTTCGTGCGCACGACGCCGATGAAGGCCCGTCGCGTGCTCGCGCTGGTTCGCGGCAAGAAGGTCGACGAGGCGCTGGACATCCTGCGCTTCGCGCCCCAGGCCGCGAGCGAGCCGGTGTACAAGGTTCTCCAGTCGGCCATCGCCAACGCGGAGAACAACCTGGATCTGGATCGCCGGACCCTGGTCGTCGCCGAGGCGTTCGCCGATGAGGGCCCGACCATGAAGCGGTTCCAGCCGCGTGCCCAGGGCCGTGCGTTCCGCATCCGCAAGCGCACCAGCCACATCACCGTGATCGTCGAGAGCGTCGCCGACGCGTCGGCCGAGCGGGGCCGCGGCCGGTCGCGCCAGGCTAAGAAGGGAGCCCAGTAG
- the rplB gene encoding 50S ribosomal protein L2 — MAIRKYKPTTPGRRGASGSDFSEITRDHPEKSLVRPLHGRGGRNAHGRITTRHKGGGHKRAYRVIDFRRNDKDGINAKVAHIEYDPNRTARIALLHFFDGEKRYIIAPKGLSQGDIVETGPNADIKPGNNLPLRNIPTGTVIHAVELRPGGGAKMARSAGASIQLLGKEGTYATLRMPSGEIRRVDVRCRASVGEVGNAEQSNINWGKAGRMRWKGKRPTVRGVVMNPVDHPHGGGEGKTSGGRHPVSPWGKPEGRTRKNKPSDKLIVRRRRTGKNKR; from the coding sequence ATGGCAATTCGTAAGTACAAGCCGACGACCCCGGGTCGTCGCGGTGCGAGCGGTTCGGACTTCTCGGAGATCACCCGTGATCACCCGGAGAAGTCGCTGGTCCGCCCGCTGCACGGCCGTGGCGGCCGCAACGCGCACGGACGCATCACCACCCGTCACAAGGGTGGCGGGCACAAGCGCGCCTACCGCGTCATCGACTTCCGTCGTAACGACAAGGACGGCATCAACGCCAAGGTCGCTCACATCGAGTACGACCCCAACCGCACCGCGCGCATCGCGCTGCTGCACTTCTTCGACGGCGAGAAGCGATACATCATCGCGCCGAAGGGGCTGTCGCAGGGCGACATCGTCGAGACCGGCCCCAACGCCGACATCAAGCCGGGCAACAACCTGCCGCTGCGCAACATCCCGACCGGTACGGTCATCCACGCGGTGGAGCTCCGTCCGGGTGGCGGTGCCAAGATGGCCCGCAGCGCCGGCGCGTCGATCCAGCTCCTCGGCAAGGAGGGCACGTACGCGACCCTCCGCATGCCGTCGGGTGAAATCCGCCGCGTCGACGTGCGCTGCCGCGCCTCCGTCGGCGAGGTCGGCAACGCCGAGCAGAGCAACATCAACTGGGGCAAGGCCGGCCGCATGCGGTGGAAGGGCAAGCGCCCGACCGTCCGCGGTGTGGTCATGAACCCGGTCGACCACCCGCACGGTGGTGGCGAGGGCAAGACCTCCGGTGGTCGCCACCCGGTCAGCCCGTGGGGCAAGCCCGAGGGCCGCACCCGCAAGAACAAGCCGAGCGACAAGCTCATCGTCCGACGCCGCCGCACCGGCAAGAACAAGCGATAA
- the rplD gene encoding 50S ribosomal protein L4, translating to MSTETKTNLKLDVKTTDGKTDGTVELPAEIFDAPANIALLHQVVVAQQAAARQGTHATKTRGEVRGGGAKPYRQKGTGRARQGSTRAPQFTGGGTVHGPQPRDYSQRTPKKMKAAALRGALSDRARNDRIHVVTELVAGQTPSTKSARKFLELLSDRRNFLVVLSREDEAAWRSVANLGNVNPIAPDQLNTYDVLYSDDVVFTVETLNAFIEGNQSKKEEA from the coding sequence GTGAGCACCGAGACGAAGACCAACTTGAAGTTGGACGTCAAGACCACCGATGGCAAGACCGACGGAACCGTCGAGCTGCCCGCGGAGATCTTCGACGCCCCGGCCAACATCGCGCTCCTGCACCAGGTCGTCGTGGCCCAGCAGGCCGCGGCCCGCCAGGGCACGCACGCGACCAAGACCCGCGGCGAGGTCCGCGGCGGTGGCGCCAAGCCGTACCGCCAGAAGGGCACCGGCCGTGCACGTCAGGGCTCGACCCGTGCGCCGCAGTTCACCGGTGGTGGCACCGTCCACGGCCCGCAGCCGCGCGACTACAGCCAGCGCACCCCCAAGAAGATGAAGGCCGCCGCCCTGCGCGGAGCCCTCTCCGACCGGGCGCGCAACGACCGCATCCACGTCGTCACCGAGCTGGTTGCCGGGCAGACCCCGTCGACCAAGTCGGCGCGCAAGTTCCTGGAGCTGCTCAGCGACCGTCGCAACTTCCTCGTCGTGCTCTCGCGCGAGGACGAGGCGGCTTGGCGCAGTGTGGCCAACCTCGGCAACGTCAACCCGATCGCGCCGGACCAGCTGAACACCTACGACGTTCTGTACTCCGACGATGTCGTGTTCACCGTCGAGACGCTGAACGCCTTCATCGAGGGCAATCAGAGCAAGAAAGAGGAGGCCTAG